In one Neobacillus sp. WH10 genomic region, the following are encoded:
- a CDS encoding shikimate kinase, whose protein sequence is MNNDREKSIVFIGFMGVGKTTIGKLVAEKLNREFIDIDEEIEKEYGMKVSEIFNKIGERSFREKEKSVITSLCEQKNKVLSLGGGAFLQREIRKVCLSASFVIFLDLSFDNWKERISQIIESRPILQGKSIDEIKELFYKRQEIYSNHHLKVITDNQDPEEIAKLIINKLTILM, encoded by the coding sequence TTGAATAATGATAGAGAAAAAAGCATTGTATTTATTGGGTTCATGGGTGTCGGGAAGACGACCATAGGTAAACTTGTAGCAGAAAAACTTAATCGTGAATTTATTGATATTGATGAAGAAATAGAAAAAGAATATGGAATGAAGGTTTCGGAAATTTTTAATAAAATTGGTGAAAGGTCTTTTAGAGAAAAAGAAAAAAGCGTTATCACCAGTTTATGCGAACAAAAGAATAAGGTTTTATCTCTTGGTGGTGGGGCCTTTTTGCAAAGGGAAATCAGAAAGGTTTGTTTGTCTGCTAGTTTTGTTATTTTTCTAGATTTATCTTTTGATAATTGGAAAGAGCGGATTAGTCAGATTATTGAAAGCCGTCCTATTTTACAAGGAAAATCAATAGATGAAATAAAAGAGCTTTTTTATAAAAGGCAGGAGATTTATTCAAATCATCATCTAAAGGTGATTACTGATAACCAGGATCCAGAAGAAATTGCTAAGTTAATCATAAACAAATTAACTATTTTGATGTAA
- the aroD gene encoding type I 3-dehydroquinate dehydratase encodes MKKSVTVRGITLGKGAPKICVSMVGKTLSQLKEEASFLKTIELDIVEWRVDFFEHVDEIEKVKEAIFEIRAILADTPLIFTFRSAKEGGERECNPSFYFELNKAIVETSQVDLIDIELFNDESDIKKLINAAHTYNVFVIISNHDFERTPPKEEIVSRLRKAQELGGDLPKLAVMPVSAADVLTLLDATNTMNEQYADRPFITMSMGGKGVISRLAGEIFGSVLTFGAANKASAPGQVDVTELRKIVNLLHSNL; translated from the coding sequence ATGAAAAAAAGTGTAACTGTCAGGGGGATTACTCTCGGTAAAGGGGCACCAAAAATCTGTGTGTCGATGGTAGGAAAAACCTTGTCGCAATTAAAGGAAGAAGCCTCTTTTTTAAAAACAATAGAATTAGATATCGTTGAGTGGCGGGTTGATTTTTTTGAACATGTGGATGAGATTGAGAAAGTGAAGGAGGCAATTTTTGAAATCCGTGCTATCCTAGCTGACACACCGCTTATCTTTACATTCCGCAGTGCTAAAGAAGGTGGCGAAAGGGAATGTAATCCGTCATTTTATTTTGAATTAAACAAGGCAATTGTTGAAACCAGCCAAGTGGACCTCATTGATATTGAATTATTTAATGATGAAAGTGATATCAAAAAACTTATTAATGCAGCCCATACATACAACGTGTTCGTCATCATCTCCAATCATGATTTTGAAAGAACTCCACCAAAGGAAGAAATCGTGTCACGATTAAGGAAAGCACAGGAATTGGGAGGCGATTTACCTAAATTAGCTGTTATGCCGGTTAGTGCTGCCGATGTACTAACATTATTGGATGCAACCAACACAATGAATGAACAGTATGCTGACAGACCATTTATAACAATGTCTATGGGTGGAAAAGGGGTTATCAGCCGTTTAGCCGGTGAAATATTTGGCTCAGTTTTGACATTTGGAGCGGCAAATAAAGCATCTGCACCAGGGCAAGTAGATGTAACAGAATTACGAAAAATTGTGAACCTCTTGCATTCGAATTTATAA
- the argC gene encoding N-acetyl-gamma-glutamyl-phosphate reductase, with the protein MRAAVIGGTGYGAIELVRLIKKHPFLEAGSVVSNSQAGFTFSDIYPHLSNVVVQPLETFNKERLCEENDIVFFATPSGVSSKLVPKLLEKGKKCVDLSGDFRLKKAEEYESWYKHSPVDEKYLNQATYGLSEINTIEIKNASFIANPGCYPTAATLGLIPILKSNLAVIDSIIIDAKSGVSGAGRGLSLTSHYAEINENLKAYKLGEHQHIPEIEQVLSDESGTPITITFTTHLVPMTRGIMCTMYVNLKEKISTEKVLELYKQFYQESYFIRVRPEGNIPSTKEVFGSNFCDIGLYVDERTNRLTIISVIDNLVKGAAGQAIQNVNIMNGWDERTGLTDIPMYP; encoded by the coding sequence TTGAGGGCTGCGGTTATTGGGGGAACAGGTTATGGTGCAATTGAGTTAGTGAGGTTAATAAAAAAGCATCCATTTTTGGAGGCTGGTTCTGTTGTTTCAAACTCCCAAGCTGGGTTTACTTTTAGCGATATTTATCCTCATCTCTCTAACGTTGTTGTTCAACCACTTGAAACATTCAATAAAGAAAGATTATGTGAAGAAAATGACATTGTTTTTTTTGCAACTCCATCAGGTGTTAGTAGCAAGCTCGTACCGAAGCTATTAGAGAAAGGTAAAAAATGTGTAGACCTATCTGGAGATTTCCGGCTAAAGAAAGCTGAAGAATATGAATCTTGGTATAAGCACTCACCCGTTGATGAGAAATATCTAAATCAGGCGACATATGGATTAAGTGAAATTAATACGATAGAAATCAAAAATGCGTCTTTTATTGCCAATCCAGGTTGCTATCCGACTGCCGCAACACTCGGACTTATCCCGATACTCAAATCTAATTTAGCAGTTATAGATTCAATAATTATTGATGCAAAATCAGGAGTCTCTGGTGCAGGAAGAGGACTATCATTAACCTCACATTACGCAGAAATAAATGAAAACTTAAAAGCTTATAAATTAGGGGAACATCAGCATATTCCAGAAATAGAACAAGTGCTTTCGGACGAGAGCGGAACTCCAATAACTATTACATTTACTACACACCTTGTACCGATGACGAGAGGTATCATGTGTACGATGTACGTAAATCTAAAAGAGAAAATTTCAACAGAAAAAGTTCTTGAATTATATAAACAATTTTATCAAGAATCTTATTTTATAAGAGTTCGGCCTGAGGGAAATATACCCTCAACTAAAGAAGTTTTTGGGTCAAATTTTTGCGATATTGGCTTGTATGTCGATGAACGAACAAATCGCTTAACTATTATTTCTGTCATTGACAATTTAGTTAAAGGGGCAGCCGGCCAGGCTATTCAAAATGTAAACATTATGAATGGTTGGGATGAACGAACAGGACTAACGGATATTCCGATGTATCCATGA
- the argJ gene encoding bifunctional ornithine acetyltransferase/N-acetylglutamate synthase, whose amino-acid sequence MTQATSINEIVVLEDGSITLPKGYKAGGMHCGIKRKRLDLGYIVSEVPAVAAGVYTTNIFQAAPLLVTQDSIAKENKIQAILVNSGNANACTGEQGLLDAYEMQKGFASELSIQDHLVGVTSTGVIGELLPMGKIKTGIKQILQKEYESEENFKQAILTTDTCIKQIGVQINIDGKTVSIGGAAKGSGMIHPNMATMLGFVTTDANIAYDDLLFALKEVTNTTFNMITVDGDTSTNDMVLVMANGLAENKQLTKNHPEWDDFKQGLKIVCESLAKKIARDGEGATKLIEVQVDGAFSLNAAKAVGKSIISSNLVKTAIYGTDPNWGRIVTAAGYSGVPIEPNLLNVSLGQYKVFENGLPFPFVEEEIKGYLENENVLIHVELNQGDYSATAWGCDLTYDYVKINASYRT is encoded by the coding sequence TTGACGCAAGCAACTTCAATAAATGAGATTGTTGTTCTAGAAGATGGGAGTATAACGTTGCCGAAGGGATACAAAGCTGGTGGAATGCATTGTGGTATTAAAAGAAAACGGCTCGATCTAGGTTACATTGTTTCCGAAGTTCCAGCAGTCGCTGCTGGCGTGTATACAACAAACATTTTTCAAGCTGCACCGTTGTTAGTTACCCAAGATAGTATTGCAAAAGAAAATAAAATCCAAGCGATACTCGTGAATTCAGGTAATGCAAATGCTTGCACAGGGGAGCAAGGATTATTGGACGCATATGAAATGCAAAAGGGATTCGCTAGTGAGTTAAGCATTCAAGATCATTTAGTTGGAGTTACTTCTACAGGAGTTATTGGAGAACTGCTGCCGATGGGCAAGATCAAAACTGGTATTAAACAAATTCTCCAGAAAGAATATGAAAGTGAAGAAAACTTTAAGCAGGCAATATTAACAACCGATACTTGCATAAAGCAAATCGGGGTCCAAATAAACATAGACGGAAAAACAGTAAGCATAGGTGGAGCTGCTAAGGGTTCTGGAATGATTCATCCAAACATGGCTACAATGCTTGGCTTTGTAACAACAGATGCAAACATAGCCTATGATGATCTTCTTTTTGCCTTAAAAGAAGTAACTAATACAACATTCAATATGATTACCGTTGATGGTGATACAAGCACAAACGACATGGTATTGGTAATGGCGAATGGATTAGCTGAGAACAAGCAACTGACTAAGAATCATCCGGAATGGGACGATTTTAAACAAGGGTTAAAAATTGTTTGTGAATCACTTGCAAAAAAAATTGCCCGCGATGGTGAAGGAGCAACAAAGCTAATTGAAGTACAAGTTGATGGGGCATTTAGTTTAAATGCTGCAAAAGCAGTAGGTAAATCGATTATTTCTTCTAATCTTGTAAAAACAGCCATTTATGGAACCGATCCAAACTGGGGAAGAATTGTAACAGCTGCCGGGTACAGTGGGGTTCCAATCGAGCCTAACTTATTAAATGTTTCATTAGGCCAATACAAAGTATTCGAAAATGGTTTGCCTTTCCCATTCGTTGAAGAAGAAATAAAAGGTTATTTAGAAAATGAAAATGTTCTCATTCATGTTGAATTAAATCAAGGTGATTACAGTGCAACTGCCTGGGGATGCGACCTTACCTATGATTACGTGAAAATAAACGCATCCTACCGCACCTAA
- the argB gene encoding acetylglutamate kinase, whose translation MKYLVIKCGGSVLDNLPRSFYEDLVKMHKSSKWTPIIVHGGGPLITSLLKSLNVETKFVNGLRVTDHQVLDVVEMVLSGSVNKQVVRNIIEVGGNAIGVSGVDGSLLQAMPTQNAKTLGFVGEVTGVNHKVLEGIIAHGSIPVVSPIGIDSSGQRYNINGDIAASAIAKALGANLCFISDIPGILVEKDGIKTKLDKVSKEIIEEMIKDQIINGGMIPKVRAAIDGLVHNIPEVGIINGFEKNSLIDYTNGKKIGTKIVLEEEIA comes from the coding sequence ATGAAATATTTAGTCATTAAATGCGGCGGAAGTGTGTTAGATAATCTGCCAAGATCCTTTTATGAGGATCTCGTGAAAATGCATAAATCTAGCAAATGGACGCCAATTATTGTTCATGGCGGTGGCCCGCTAATTACCTCATTATTAAAAAGCTTAAACGTTGAAACAAAATTCGTGAATGGTCTCAGAGTAACGGATCACCAAGTTTTAGATGTAGTAGAAATGGTTTTAAGCGGCTCAGTAAACAAACAGGTTGTACGAAATATAATCGAAGTTGGTGGAAATGCTATTGGAGTCAGCGGGGTCGATGGCAGTTTGCTGCAAGCAATGCCTACTCAAAATGCAAAGACTTTAGGTTTTGTTGGTGAAGTAACGGGGGTCAATCACAAGGTGCTTGAAGGAATCATCGCACATGGAAGTATTCCGGTTGTTTCCCCAATTGGAATTGATTCAAGCGGCCAACGTTATAACATTAATGGCGATATTGCTGCATCCGCAATTGCAAAGGCTTTAGGCGCGAACCTTTGCTTTATCAGTGATATCCCAGGGATTTTAGTCGAAAAAGATGGTATTAAGACAAAACTAGATAAAGTATCAAAAGAAATTATCGAGGAAATGATAAAGGATCAAATCATTAATGGCGGGATGATCCCTAAGGTAAGAGCTGCTATTGATGGCCTAGTTCATAATATCCCAGAGGTTGGAATCATCAACGGTTTCGAGAAAAATAGCTTAATAGATTATACAAACGGTAAAAAAATCGGTACAAAAATTGTCTTAGAAGAGGAGATTGCATAA
- a CDS encoding acetylornithine transaminase, with amino-acid sequence MVNDISMSQISPVMATYSRFPVTIVQGKGSYVWDNQKNQYLDFTSGIATCNLGHVPDPVKEKLEEQLQSLWHCSNLYNIPNQEQLAALLTANSCGDQVFFCNSGAEANEAAIKLARRYANKVKGSSCSSKVVTFEQSFHGRTLATLTATGQEKIQQGFSPLMPGFSYLPFNDREALDKLHTIKPAAVLLELVQGEGGVIPANPGWVKKLDHVCKDNDILLMVDEIQTGIGRTGTLFAYEQYDIEPDVISIAKGLGSGFPIGAIIAKEEAAKGFELGSHGSTFGGNPLATAAGLATITHILNSNLLDTVNEMSEYLDLQLQNLKEKYSIIKEIRGIGLLKGLVVETNAIEIVQKAITNNLLILTAGPNVVRILPPLTVTKEEINEFANKLERAFQSIEKGE; translated from the coding sequence ATGGTGAACGACATTTCCATGTCCCAAATCTCACCGGTAATGGCAACCTACTCCCGCTTCCCAGTCACGATAGTGCAGGGAAAAGGAAGCTACGTTTGGGACAATCAAAAGAATCAATATTTAGATTTCACTTCAGGTATTGCAACCTGTAACCTAGGTCATGTGCCTGACCCAGTAAAAGAAAAACTCGAAGAACAATTACAAAGCCTCTGGCACTGCTCAAATCTCTATAACATTCCGAACCAAGAGCAGTTGGCTGCTTTGCTTACAGCAAACAGCTGTGGTGATCAAGTCTTTTTTTGCAATAGCGGTGCAGAAGCAAATGAAGCCGCTATTAAGTTAGCGAGAAGATATGCAAACAAGGTTAAAGGGAGCAGCTGTTCATCTAAAGTTGTCACATTCGAGCAATCATTCCATGGTAGAACCTTAGCTACATTAACGGCTACTGGTCAGGAAAAAATCCAACAGGGCTTTTCACCGCTTATGCCTGGGTTTAGCTACCTGCCGTTTAATGACCGCGAAGCGCTTGATAAACTTCATACAATCAAACCAGCTGCAGTACTACTTGAACTAGTCCAAGGTGAAGGCGGAGTTATTCCAGCAAACCCGGGATGGGTAAAAAAACTCGACCATGTTTGTAAAGATAACGACATCCTGCTTATGGTCGATGAAATTCAAACAGGCATTGGTCGAACGGGAACCCTTTTTGCCTATGAGCAATACGACATCGAGCCGGATGTTATCAGTATCGCCAAAGGTCTTGGCTCAGGTTTTCCAATCGGAGCCATTATTGCAAAAGAAGAAGCAGCAAAAGGTTTTGAACTGGGCAGCCACGGCAGCACATTTGGCGGGAATCCATTAGCGACTGCAGCAGGGCTGGCGACTATTACCCATATACTTAATAGCAATTTGTTAGACACAGTAAATGAAATGTCAGAGTATCTTGATCTTCAGCTTCAAAACCTGAAGGAAAAGTACTCAATTATAAAAGAAATTCGCGGAATAGGCCTATTAAAAGGATTGGTTGTCGAAACCAATGCCATTGAAATTGTCCAAAAAGCAATAACTAATAACCTTCTTATTTTAACTGCAGGTCCGAATGTCGTTCGGATTTTACCGCCGTTAACTGTAACTAAAGAAGAAATCAATGAATTTGCGAACAAATTGGAAAGAGCTTTCCAAAGTATTGAGAAAGGCGAGTGA
- a CDS encoding carbamoyl phosphate synthase small subunit, producing MEQGYLTLETGEVFEGVLIGAKKDSLGEVVFNTSMTGYQEIITDPSYAGQIITFCYPIIGNYGINALDDESITLALSGVVIGDLCETPSHYQSIHKFSEKLKQAGVPGIAGIDTRLLVKTIRSRGTVKGYLSDTKKSNFSASEMQTTWVEKVSTKKTQFFRNRGPHIVLIDFGYKKSILNALLEENCAVTIVPYNTPFEKIKVMNPDGILLSNGPGDPMELKKWFPEIKKITQAFPSLGICLGHQLIALAYGAKTTKLAYGHRGGNHPVRELNTGKVKITAQNHGYVVVDESIDENIFDVTYRNVNDRSIEGLKHQSYPIQTVQFHPEAHPGPSDTEYILKDFVKKLASLGETAYAVK from the coding sequence TTGGAACAGGGATACCTTACTTTGGAAACAGGAGAAGTATTTGAAGGAGTCCTAATCGGTGCAAAAAAGGATTCTCTCGGAGAAGTAGTTTTTAACACTAGCATGACCGGATACCAAGAAATCATTACTGATCCTTCCTACGCAGGACAAATAATCACCTTCTGCTATCCGATTATCGGAAACTATGGAATCAATGCACTAGATGATGAAAGTATTACACTTGCATTATCAGGGGTAGTAATCGGTGATTTATGTGAAACACCGAGTCATTATCAATCGATTCATAAATTCTCTGAAAAACTAAAGCAGGCGGGAGTACCTGGTATTGCTGGGATAGACACAAGGCTTCTCGTCAAAACAATTCGCAGCCGTGGGACAGTCAAAGGATATTTAAGCGATACAAAAAAATCGAACTTTTCCGCATCAGAAATGCAGACAACATGGGTTGAAAAAGTATCAACAAAGAAGACCCAATTTTTCAGAAACCGAGGTCCGCATATTGTCTTAATTGATTTTGGTTATAAAAAGTCAATTCTTAATGCCCTATTAGAAGAAAACTGTGCGGTAACGATTGTGCCATACAATACTCCTTTTGAAAAAATCAAAGTCATGAATCCAGATGGCATCCTATTAAGCAATGGACCTGGTGACCCAATGGAACTAAAAAAGTGGTTTCCGGAAATCAAAAAGATTACTCAAGCCTTCCCTTCACTCGGAATTTGTTTAGGACATCAATTAATTGCCCTTGCCTATGGTGCAAAAACCACCAAACTGGCTTACGGGCATCGGGGAGGCAATCATCCGGTTAGGGAGCTAAACACCGGAAAGGTTAAAATAACTGCCCAAAATCACGGGTATGTAGTTGTTGATGAAAGTATTGATGAGAACATCTTTGATGTCACATACCGAAATGTAAATGATCGATCAATTGAAGGGCTAAAGCACCAGAGCTATCCAATTCAAACCGTTCAATTTCATCCAGAAGCCCATCCGGGACCAAGCGATACAGAATATATTTTAAAAGACTTCGTAAAAAAGTTAGCATCATTGGGAGAGACAGCCTATGCCGTTAAATAA
- the carB gene encoding carbamoyl-phosphate synthase (glutamine-hydrolyzing) large subunit produces the protein MPLNKSLKKVLVIGSGPIVIGQAAEFDYAGTQACIALKEEGIEVVLINNNPATIMTDEAIADKVYIEPLNIETIEKIIQREMPDGVIGTLGGQTGLNLTVQLYEKKILEKYNVELLGTSVESIKNGEDREKFRNLMLKIGEPIPESAIIHSIEDGAAFVKEIGFPVIIRPAYTLGGEGGGFAYNEEELEKVLKKGLAASPIHQVLVEKSIKGWKEIEYEVMRDANDTCIIVCNMENMDPVGVHTGDSIVVAPSQTLTDVQYQMLRDVSIKVIRELKIIGGCNIQFALHPESNQYYIIEVNPRVSRSSALASKATGYPIARMAAKCAIGYHLDEIVNPITGNTFASFEPAIDYIVVKLPRFPFDKFPEADRTLGTQMKATGEVMAIDRTFEGALNKAIRSMEMNVYGLCLEVNMSLNENSMFELLEKANDQRLFVIAEAFRRGISFEKIQKLTEIDPWFLHKISSIVALETELTSYEWGIVPTPLLKEAKRNNVADKLLSQIFQIPEKQIRTKWKELNWKPGYKMVDTCSAEFDAVTPYYYSTWHGFDEVEVTNKKKVLVVGSGPIRIGQGIEFDYCSVHAAKAIKKKGYEAVVINNNPETVSTDYSVADRLYFEPLAAEDVLHVIEKEKVDGVLIQFGGQTAINLAHALEEEGVNILGTTVENVDHLEDRKEFYSLLEELNIPHIDGKTVSHPEELMEAAAQIGYPVLVRPSYVIGGQAMFTIFSKEELSQYISQLEKNSHAAMWPLLVDKFLPGLECEIDVISDGEQIIVPGIFEHIEKAGVHSGDSISVFPPISMSAKTKEAIIHYAGKIAKSAPVIGMMNIQYVIYDDQVYVLEVNPRSSRTVPIISKVTGVPMIEWAVSVQLGELLADLSSTQGLLPDPGYYSVKTPVFSSSKLKGVDHVLGPEMKSTGEALGIGVTYQAALEKAFPALKGGTEAKYLFCSISDREKPASLSIMKELCKLDYKITATEGTALFFQNNGIPVEQVVKDDQEVNELFRKQPFKAVINIPSQGRNKHKFGFQIREYAVRYQLPVFTHLDTIAAILGLQNHFLTDFEVRTVCEFYNLEKRGVEHV, from the coding sequence ATGCCGTTAAATAAAAGCCTAAAAAAAGTACTTGTCATTGGCTCTGGCCCGATTGTCATTGGCCAGGCAGCTGAATTTGATTATGCCGGTACACAGGCCTGTATTGCTCTTAAAGAAGAGGGAATCGAGGTCGTTTTAATCAATAATAACCCGGCGACGATCATGACAGATGAAGCCATTGCCGACAAGGTATATATCGAACCATTAAACATTGAAACAATTGAAAAAATCATTCAAAGAGAAATGCCAGATGGTGTGATCGGCACTCTTGGCGGCCAAACAGGTTTGAATTTAACCGTTCAGCTTTATGAAAAAAAAATATTAGAAAAATACAATGTGGAACTTCTTGGCACCTCTGTTGAGTCAATCAAAAACGGTGAGGACAGAGAAAAGTTTCGCAACCTGATGCTAAAAATCGGGGAGCCGATACCGGAATCAGCCATTATTCACAGCATTGAGGACGGGGCAGCCTTTGTTAAAGAAATTGGCTTTCCAGTAATCATTCGGCCGGCCTATACCCTTGGGGGAGAAGGGGGCGGCTTTGCCTACAACGAGGAGGAACTCGAAAAAGTCCTAAAGAAAGGCTTAGCGGCAAGTCCGATCCATCAAGTCTTAGTTGAAAAAAGCATTAAGGGCTGGAAGGAAATCGAATATGAGGTTATGAGAGACGCAAATGATACATGCATTATTGTTTGCAATATGGAAAACATGGATCCTGTCGGTGTTCATACAGGTGATTCCATTGTTGTAGCACCATCACAAACATTAACTGATGTTCAATATCAAATGCTCCGTGATGTTTCGATAAAGGTGATCAGAGAACTAAAGATTATCGGCGGGTGCAATATCCAGTTTGCACTTCATCCGGAATCCAATCAATATTACATTATCGAAGTGAACCCAAGGGTAAGCCGTTCGTCAGCACTTGCCTCAAAAGCAACCGGTTATCCAATTGCCCGAATGGCGGCAAAATGTGCAATTGGTTATCATTTGGATGAGATTGTGAATCCGATAACAGGTAACACCTTTGCTTCTTTTGAGCCGGCGATTGATTATATTGTGGTTAAACTCCCCCGCTTTCCGTTTGATAAGTTTCCTGAGGCAGACCGTACGCTAGGAACACAAATGAAAGCAACCGGAGAGGTCATGGCGATTGACAGGACTTTTGAAGGGGCATTAAACAAAGCCATTAGGTCAATGGAAATGAATGTTTACGGTCTTTGCCTAGAGGTAAATATGTCTTTAAATGAGAATTCCATGTTTGAGCTTCTTGAAAAAGCAAATGACCAAAGGCTATTCGTCATTGCAGAAGCGTTTAGAAGAGGAATTTCTTTTGAGAAAATTCAAAAGTTGACCGAGATTGACCCGTGGTTTTTGCACAAAATCAGTTCGATTGTTGCGTTAGAAACGGAACTCACCTCCTATGAATGGGGAATTGTTCCAACACCACTGCTAAAAGAAGCAAAACGAAACAATGTTGCCGACAAGCTATTATCGCAAATTTTTCAGATCCCAGAAAAACAGATCAGGACCAAATGGAAAGAACTTAACTGGAAACCAGGCTATAAAATGGTAGACACCTGTTCAGCAGAATTTGATGCCGTAACACCCTACTACTACTCAACTTGGCACGGATTTGATGAAGTAGAAGTTACGAACAAGAAAAAGGTCCTAGTCGTTGGATCAGGACCGATTCGTATCGGCCAGGGAATTGAATTTGATTATTGCTCGGTACACGCCGCAAAAGCCATCAAGAAAAAAGGCTATGAAGCAGTTGTCATAAATAACAACCCAGAGACTGTAAGTACGGACTATTCTGTTGCCGACCGCCTTTATTTTGAACCACTTGCTGCCGAAGATGTGCTTCATGTTATTGAAAAAGAAAAAGTTGACGGTGTATTGATTCAATTCGGCGGCCAAACGGCAATTAATCTAGCGCATGCTTTAGAAGAAGAGGGCGTTAACATTTTAGGCACAACAGTAGAAAATGTTGACCACTTAGAGGATAGAAAAGAATTTTATTCTTTACTCGAGGAACTAAACATCCCGCATATCGATGGGAAAACAGTATCACACCCTGAAGAACTGATGGAGGCTGCAGCACAAATAGGCTACCCTGTTTTGGTAAGGCCGTCTTATGTCATTGGTGGTCAAGCGATGTTTACGATTTTTTCAAAAGAAGAATTAAGTCAGTATATCTCACAGCTTGAGAAAAATTCACATGCTGCGATGTGGCCGTTATTAGTAGATAAGTTTTTGCCTGGACTAGAATGTGAGATTGATGTCATTAGTGATGGTGAACAAATTATTGTTCCAGGAATATTTGAACATATTGAAAAAGCCGGTGTTCATTCAGGTGACAGCATCTCGGTGTTCCCGCCGATTTCGATGTCAGCAAAAACAAAAGAAGCCATTATTCATTATGCAGGAAAAATTGCTAAATCAGCGCCAGTAATCGGCATGATGAATATTCAATATGTCATATATGATGATCAAGTATATGTACTAGAGGTTAATCCTCGTTCGTCAAGAACAGTGCCAATCATCAGTAAAGTAACGGGCGTTCCCATGATTGAATGGGCTGTAAGTGTCCAATTAGGAGAATTGTTAGCCGATTTATCTTCAACTCAAGGTTTGCTTCCTGATCCCGGTTACTATTCGGTTAAAACTCCGGTGTTTTCCTCAAGTAAGCTTAAGGGTGTTGACCATGTGCTTGGACCGGAAATGAAATCGACAGGTGAAGCACTTGGAATAGGAGTAACATATCAAGCAGCACTTGAAAAAGCCTTCCCTGCTTTAAAGGGAGGTACGGAAGCAAAGTATCTGTTTTGTTCCATTTCTGACCGCGAAAAACCTGCAAGTCTTTCGATTATGAAGGAACTCTGCAAACTTGATTACAAGATTACGGCGACAGAAGGTACAGCGTTATTTTTTCAAAATAATGGCATTCCTGTTGAACAAGTCGTTAAGGACGATCAAGAGGTAAATGAACTTTTTCGAAAACAGCCTTTCAAGGCAGTGATTAATATTCCGAGCCAAGGGCGAAATAAACATAAATTTGGTTTTCAAATTCGTGAGTATGCTGTTCGTTACCAATTACCCGTGTTTACACATCTAGATACAATTGCAGCAATCCTAGGCTTACAAAATCATTTCTTAACAGATTTTGAGGTTCGGACAGTTTGTGAGTTTTATAATTTGGAAAAAAGAGGTGTGGAACATGTTTGA